The genomic segment CCATTCCGGTGGTGTCTGGCGTCGGGCATGAGACCGACTTCACGATTGCTGATTTTGTGGCGGATGTTCGCGCCCCGACGCCTACCGCCGCTGCTGAATTGGTAGCGACACCTACTACCACCTGCTTGGCCGCTATCGATTTGATGCAAGATCGGCTGAGCGCCGCTGTCCAGCGTCAGTTGGATACCCAGGCGCAGCGCTTGGACCGCGTGGCCACCAGAGCCGGTCGCCCATCTGGGGTGGTGGTCGGGCACTCCCTGCGGCTGCAGCAAATGGCGCACCAGCTCCAGGTGGCTCAACAAGCCCGCTTGCTGGAGGCTCGCCGCCAGCACGAGGCATTGGCGCTTAAATTTTCGGATGGGGTTCACACCTTGGGGCGGCAAGCGCATGAACGCTTGGATCAATCCGCCCTGAGACTGCGGCTACTTGACCCCACTTTGGTGCTGCAACGGGGCTACGCTTGGCTTGCGGATCCCCGAGGCGCCACGGTGACCTCGGTTCGACAAGCCGGGCCCGGGGATGTGATCACGGCCACCCTCGCAGACGGTACGGTTGATATGGCCGTACGCGCAGTCCACGAAAATTAGTTTCTACAATAAGTTTTGTTAACAACCCACCCACTACGAGGATCTCATGGAACATACCCTGCCCGCGCTGCCCTACGCCATTGATGCATTGGCCCCCGCATACTCTCAGGAAACCCTGGAGTTTCACCATGGCAAGCATCACAACGCTTATGTGGTGAACCTGAACAACCTGCAAAAGGGCACAGAGTTCGAGAGCATGACGCTCGAAGAAATCATCAAAAAGTCCAGCGGTGGCGTTTACAACAACGCAGCCCAGATCTGGAACCACACCTTTTTCTGGAACTGCATGAAGCCACAAGGCGGCGGCGAGCCAACTGGTGCTTTGGCTGATGCCATCAATGCGAAATGGGGTTCTTACGCAGCGTTCAAAGAAGCCTTCGTCAAGTCGGCAGTCGGCAACTTTGGTTCCGGATGGACATGGTTGGTTAAGAAGGCTGACGGTTCTGTCGACATCGTCAACACCGGCGCTGCAGGTACCCCTTTGACAACCGCTGACAAGGCTTTGTTGACCGTGGACGTCTGGGAGCACGCGTACTACATCGACTACCGCAACATGCGCCCCAAGTTCGTGGAAACCTTCCTCGATAAATTGGTGAACTGGGATTTCGCTGCAGCAAACTTCGCCTGAGTTTTGGTGCAATAAAAAGGCTCGGCGGGCAACCTCCGGGCCTTTTTTTATGCGTTTGCTGCACTGCACCTATAAAAATATTTCCTTGAAGTGGTTTTAAATTTCATATTGCGGTAATGCATTGCGAAAAATGCATTTCGGGTCAGACCACTGAAAGCACAATTACGCACTATCCGGAGACCGCTGCCTGTGCGTGAAACAGTTCTGCGTCAACAACACCTCATTTTTGGAGATAAGCGATGAGTACCCAGCAACCGACGATTATTTACACACTGACCGACGAAGCCCCCCGTTTGGCCACCGCTTCGTTCCTGCCTTTGATCCGCACATTCACTGCGCCTGCAGGCATCAACGTAGTGGAGTCGGATATTTCGGTGGCTGCGCGTGTTTTGGGCGAGTTTTCTGACTTCCTCACAGAAGACCAAAAGGTCCCCAATACCTTGGCTGAGCTGGGTAAAAAGACGCTTCAAGCGGACGCCAACATCATCAAGTTGCCCAACATCAGTGCTTCGGTAGGCCAGTTGGTTGCCTGTATCAAAGAGCTGCAGAGCAAAGGCTACGCGATCCCTGACTATCCTGAGACTCCCAAAACTGACGAAGAGAAGGCGATTCGCGTCCGTTACTCCAAGTGCACAGGTAGCGCGGTCAACCCGGTTTTGCGCGAAGGTAACTCGGATCGTCGTGCACCCAAGGCAGTGAAGGAATACGCCCGCAAGAACCCGCACAGCATGGCCGAGTGGAGCCAAGCCTCTCGCTCACATGTGTCTCACATGCATGCCGGTGACTTCTACCATGGCGAAAAGTCCATCACATTGGACCGTGCGCGCGATGTCAAGATGGAGTTGATCACCAAGAGCGGCCAGACTCTGGTGCTCAAGCCCAAGGTTTCTTTGCTCGACCGCGAAGTGATCGACAGCATGTTCATGAGCAAAAAGGCCTTGCTCGAGTTCTACGAGAAGGAAATTGAAGACGCTCGCAAAACGGGCGTGATGTTCTCCCTGCACGTCAAGGCCACCATGATGAAGGTGTCGCACCCTATCGTGTTCGGTCACTGCGTCAAGATTTTCTACAAAGACGCGTTTGCAAAGCACGGTGCCTTGTTCAAGGAATTGGGCGTCAACGTGAACAACGGCATGGCTGATCTGTACGGCAAGATCGCGACGTTGCCCCAGTCCAAACAAGACGAGATCAAGCGTGACCTGCACGCCTGCCATGAGCACCGTCCTGAGTTGGCCATGGTCGACTCTGCCAAGGGCATTACCAACTTCCACTCCCCCAACGACATCATTGTGGACGCATCCATGCCCGCCATGATCCGTAACGGCGGCAAGATGTGGGATGCCAACGGTCGTCTGAAAGACGTGAAGGCAGTGATGCCTGAGTCCACTTTCGCCCGCATCTACCAGGAGATGATCAACTTCTGCAAATGGCACGGCAACTTTGACCCCAAGACCATGGGCACCGTGCCCAACGTGGGTTTGATGGCTCAGCAGGCCGAGGAATACGGATCGCACGACAAGACCTTCGAAATTTCCGAAGACGGCGTTGCGAACATTACTGATCTGGCCACAGGTGAAGTGCTGTTGAGCCAGAACGTGGAAGCGGGCGACATCTGGCGCATGTGCCAAGTCAAGGATGCCGCGATTCGCGATTGGGTGAAGCTGGCGGTGAACCGCGCCCGCAACTCCGGAATGCCTGTTGTGTTCTGGCTCGACGCCTATCGCCCCCACGAGGCGCAGCTGATCACCAAAGTCAAAATGTACTTGCACGAGCATGACACGACTGGCTTGGATATCCAGATCATGAGCCAGGTTCGCGCCATGCGCTACACCTTGGAGCGAGTGATTCGCGGCCAAGACACGATCAGCGCCACGGGCAACATTCTGCGCGACTACCTGACGGACTTGTTCCCGATCATGGAACTCGGCACCTCTGCCAAGATGCTGTCCATCGTGCCTTTGATGGCCGGTGGGGGCATGTACGAAACCGGTGCCGGCGGCTCTGCCCCGAAGCACGTTCAACAGCTGGTGGAGGAGAACCACTTGCGTTGGGATTCGTTGGGCGAGTTCCTCGCTTTGGCAGTGTCGTTGGAAGACCTGGGCCTGAAGACCGGCAATGCCAAAGCCAAGGTGTTGGCGAAGACATTGGATGCGGCGACCGGAAAATTGTTGGATAACAACAAGAACCCATCTCCAAAAACAGGTCAGCTCGACAACCGTGGCAGCCAGTTCTACCTGTCCTTGTATTGGGCCGAAGCGCTCGCAGCTCAGACAGAAGACGCCCAGTTGGCGTCCCAGTTTTCACCATTGGCCAAAGAGTTGGCTGCCAAAGAGCAAACCATTGTGGCCGAGCTCGCTGCAGTGCAGGGTGCGCCAGTGGATATCGGTGGGTACTACTTGCCAGACACCGCTAAGCTGGATGCCATCATGCGCCCGAGTGCAACTTTGAACGCTGCCTTGGGATCTGTTGCTGTCTGAGGACGCACCGCAGCCTTCGGGCTGTGACCCATAAAAAAGGGTTGCCGGAGATTCCGGCAACCCTTTTTACATGGTTCAAGTGTATTTATTTTGCCGAATCAAAAGGCGCTCCACTGATCTTGGAGCCTGCCTTGATTCCTCGCTTTTCAAACCACCCCCGGTTCATTTCCAGTACGTATCGAACCGGGCGCAACGCACAGTGTGAGTCGGTCGTTTGTGGTTTCATGTCGGCAAGGTTCACAACCGTGCCATCGTCGCTGATGAAGGCGGCAGTCAGCGGGATGAGTGTGTTTTTCATCCAAAAGCACAAGCCGGAAGGTTGTTCAAACACAAACAGCATGCCTTCATGGGTCGGCATTTCCCTGCGGAACATCAAGCCGATGGATCGCTGGTCGGGGGTGCGGGCTACCTGCGCTTCGATTTGGTGCATGCCAGCACTCATCTTGATCCTGGGTAAGTCCATCTGGGCGCTTTCCTGGGCGTGTGCCCAAGGGGCTCCCAAGAGCACAACAGAAAGAAACAGTGTTTTGAAATAAGTCATGCGGACAGCTTTACGGGATAACGGGTTGCGAGGCGCATTGTCACCGCTTCGCAAGAAGGAGCCTGTGACTTTACAACTAGAATGATTCCAAGGCAGACACCGCCGGAGCCCAGAGTTTTTCAACACTCTGCGGTCGTGCGTTTTGGATATTGGAGTTTTGTTTTTCTATGTACCAGCACATTCAAATACCTCAGCAGGGCCAAAAAATCACGGCCAACCCGGACAAATCATTGAATGTTCCGGATCAGCCCATCATCCCTTTCATTGAAGGCGATGGCGTTGGCGAAGACATTACGCCGGTGATGTTGAAGGTCGTTGACGCAGCCGTGGAGAAAGCCTACGGCGGCGCCCGAAAAATCCAATGGATGGAAATTTTTGCAGGTGAAAAAGCCACCCGGGTGTACGGCCCTGATGTCTGGTTGCCACAAGAAACTCTGGATGTGGTACGCGACTATCTGGTATCCATCAAAGGTCCTCTCACGACGCCGGTAGGTGGCGGTATTCGCTCTTTGAATGTGGCGCTTCGGCAGGAGTTGGACCTCTATGTTTGTTTGCGGCCGATCCAGTATTTCAAAGGCGTTCCCAGCCCGTTGAAGGAACCGGAAAAGACCAACATGGTCGTTTTCCGCGAGAACTCTGAAGACATTTATGCTGGCATTGAGTTTGAGGCCGGCTCTGAAAAAGCGATGCGCCTGATCCAGGTGCTGCGTGACGATTTTGGGATTCAGAAAATCCGGTTCCCGGAGACCTCCGGTCTGGGTATCAAGCCCGTTTCGCGCGAAGGCACTGAGCGTTTGGTGCGCAAGGCCATTCAATACGCTATCGACAATGACAAGCCCAATGTCACCATCGTGCACAAGGGCAACATCATGAAGTTCACGGAAGGCAGCTTCCGTGATTGGGCCTATAACTTGGCAATGGCAGAGTTCGGGGCCGAGCTGATCGACGGTGGGCCATGGTGCAAGTTCAAAAACCCCAACACGGGCCGCTACATCATCATCAAAGACAGCATCGCGGATGCGTTTTTGCAGCAAATCCTCCTGCGCCCGATGGAGTACAGCGTGATCGCCACTTTGAACTTGAACGGGGACTATATTTCTGATGCCTTGGCTGCCCAAGTGGGCGGCATCGGTATAGCGCCCGGAGCCAACCTGTCGGATACGGTTGCCATGTTCGAGGCGACCCATGGCACGGCACCCAAATACGCCGGCAAAGACTACGTCAACCCTGGTTCAGAAATATTGTCCGCAGAAATGATGTTGCGTCACATGGGCTGGAAAGAGGCGGCCGACCTGATCATCCGCTCTTTGGAAAAGTCGATCGCGAGTAAAAAAGTCACTTATGACTTTGCGCGACTGATGGATGGCGCTCAGCAGGTCAGCTGTTCACGCTTTGGGCAGATCATGATCGACAACATGTAGCCGCTTGAAAACCCGTGTTTTGAGTTAACCAGCCGCACCTAAGCGAAAGCTCGTGCGGCTTTTTCTATGCGGTGCT from the Rhodoferax potami genome contains:
- a CDS encoding DUF192 domain-containing protein, whose translation is MTYFKTLFLSVVLLGAPWAHAQESAQMDLPRIKMSAGMHQIEAQVARTPDQRSIGLMFRREMPTHEGMLFVFEQPSGLCFWMKNTLIPLTAAFISDDGTVVNLADMKPQTTDSHCALRPVRYVLEMNRGWFEKRGIKAGSKISGAPFDSAK
- the icd gene encoding NADP-dependent isocitrate dehydrogenase, with product MYQHIQIPQQGQKITANPDKSLNVPDQPIIPFIEGDGVGEDITPVMLKVVDAAVEKAYGGARKIQWMEIFAGEKATRVYGPDVWLPQETLDVVRDYLVSIKGPLTTPVGGGIRSLNVALRQELDLYVCLRPIQYFKGVPSPLKEPEKTNMVVFRENSEDIYAGIEFEAGSEKAMRLIQVLRDDFGIQKIRFPETSGLGIKPVSREGTERLVRKAIQYAIDNDKPNVTIVHKGNIMKFTEGSFRDWAYNLAMAEFGAELIDGGPWCKFKNPNTGRYIIIKDSIADAFLQQILLRPMEYSVIATLNLNGDYISDALAAQVGGIGIAPGANLSDTVAMFEATHGTAPKYAGKDYVNPGSEILSAEMMLRHMGWKEAADLIIRSLEKSIASKKVTYDFARLMDGAQQVSCSRFGQIMIDNM
- a CDS encoding superoxide dismutase, which codes for MEHTLPALPYAIDALAPAYSQETLEFHHGKHHNAYVVNLNNLQKGTEFESMTLEEIIKKSSGGVYNNAAQIWNHTFFWNCMKPQGGGEPTGALADAINAKWGSYAAFKEAFVKSAVGNFGSGWTWLVKKADGSVDIVNTGAAGTPLTTADKALLTVDVWEHAYYIDYRNMRPKFVETFLDKLVNWDFAAANFA
- a CDS encoding NADP-dependent isocitrate dehydrogenase translates to MSTQQPTIIYTLTDEAPRLATASFLPLIRTFTAPAGINVVESDISVAARVLGEFSDFLTEDQKVPNTLAELGKKTLQADANIIKLPNISASVGQLVACIKELQSKGYAIPDYPETPKTDEEKAIRVRYSKCTGSAVNPVLREGNSDRRAPKAVKEYARKNPHSMAEWSQASRSHVSHMHAGDFYHGEKSITLDRARDVKMELITKSGQTLVLKPKVSLLDREVIDSMFMSKKALLEFYEKEIEDARKTGVMFSLHVKATMMKVSHPIVFGHCVKIFYKDAFAKHGALFKELGVNVNNGMADLYGKIATLPQSKQDEIKRDLHACHEHRPELAMVDSAKGITNFHSPNDIIVDASMPAMIRNGGKMWDANGRLKDVKAVMPESTFARIYQEMINFCKWHGNFDPKTMGTVPNVGLMAQQAEEYGSHDKTFEISEDGVANITDLATGEVLLSQNVEAGDIWRMCQVKDAAIRDWVKLAVNRARNSGMPVVFWLDAYRPHEAQLITKVKMYLHEHDTTGLDIQIMSQVRAMRYTLERVIRGQDTISATGNILRDYLTDLFPIMELGTSAKMLSIVPLMAGGGMYETGAGGSAPKHVQQLVEENHLRWDSLGEFLALAVSLEDLGLKTGNAKAKVLAKTLDAATGKLLDNNKNPSPKTGQLDNRGSQFYLSLYWAEALAAQTEDAQLASQFSPLAKELAAKEQTIVAELAAVQGAPVDIGGYYLPDTAKLDAIMRPSATLNAALGSVAV